The Oryzihumus leptocrescens sequence GGGGTGCCCGGCGGGGTGTGGTTCACCGCGTTGCCGACGAGGTTGGTCAGCACCTGGCGCAGCCGCGCCTCGTCGCCCTCGACGGTGGTGGGCTGCAGGTCGCCGTTCAGGCCGGACAACGTGATCACCCGGCTCGGGTCCAGGGCCTTCGCGTCCTGCACGGCGTCCGCAGCGAGCACCGTCAGGTCGATGGGGGCGAAGGTCATCGGCCGCTCGTCGTCGAGGCGGGCCAGCAGCAGCAGGTCGTCGACGAGCACGCCCATCCGCTTGGCCTCGTCCTCGATCCGGCGCATCGCGGTGGCGACGTCCTCGGGCTTGGTCACCGCGCCCTGGCGGAACAGCTCGGCGTAGCCGCGGACGGCCGCCAGCGGGGTGCGCAGCTCGTGCGAGGCGTCGGCGACGAACTGGCGCATCCGCTCCTCCGAGGCCTCCCGCACCGCGAAGCTCTGCTCGATCTGGGCGAGCATGGCGTTGAGCGACCGCGACAGGCTGGTGACCTCGTCCTTGGCGGTCCGCTCGGGGACGCGTCGCGCCAGGTCCCCGCCGGCGATGGCCGCGGCGGTGTCCTCGATCTGGGTCAGCGGGCGGAACGCCCGGCGCACGGCGAACCACCCGATGAGCGCACACGCCAGCATGACCCCGAGGCCGATGATGAGCAGCGACTCCTTCATGTCCGTGATCGAGGCGTCGACGTCGAACAACGGCACGGCGATCGCGTAGATGACCGCCTCGCCGTCGGTGGTGATGCCGGCGCCCGCCACCATGCGCCAGCGGCCGTCGCCGTCGGTCGAGGAGACGGTGAACGGCTCGTGCGTGCGGACGCGGATGTCGGCCAGGGTCAGCTTCGGCACCCGCGGGTGCTGCCTGGCCTCGGCCGTGGACGGCGGGCCGGAGATGACCGTCCCGTCGGTGGGGAAGATGAACCGCGTGGCGTAGTTGGTGGGGATGCCCCGGCGGCTGTCGAGGGTGCGCGCCACCTGGCTGATCGTCGGGCCGGCCGCGGTCCGCAGGTCCGCATCGACCGCCGTCATCAGTGACCGGCGCATGAGGAACAGCGCCGTGACACCGGTGAGGGTCAGGGACACGAACAGCAGGATGAGCACCACGGCGACGAGGCGCACCCGCAGCGGCAGGGCCTCGAACGGCCTGGCGAGCCGCTCCACCTTTCGGCGGTGCGCAGGCACCTGCTCACCCGTCATGCGGACTCGGGTGGCAGGCGCAGCACGTAACCGACGCCTCGCTTGGTGTGGATCAGGGCGGGCTCGTCCGCGTCGACCTTGCGCCGAAGGTAGGAGATGTAGGACTCGACGATCCCGGACTCGCCGCGGAAGTCGTAGTCCCAGACGTGGTCGAGGATCTGCGCCTTGGACAGCACCCGGTTGGGGTTGAGCATGAGGTAGCGCAGGAGCTTGAACTCGGTCGGCGAGACGTCGATGACCCGCGTGCCCCGGCGCACCTCGTGGGAGTCCTCGTCGAGCTGGAGGTCGTGGAAGCGCAGGGTCGCGTCCTCGGCCACCTCGCCGCGGGTGCGGCGCAGCACCGCACGGATCCGGGCGACGACCTCCTCCAGGCTGAACGGCTTGGTGACGTAGTCGTCACCGCCGACGGTCAGCCCCTTGACCTTGTCGTCCAGGGAGTCGCGCGCGGTGACGAACACGATCGGCAGCAGCCGGCCGGAGTCGCGCAGCTTGCGGGTGACGGTGAAGCCGTCCATGTCGGGCAGCATCACGTCGAGCACGACGAGGTCGGGGGAGTGCTCGCTGGCCTGGCGGATCGCCGTGGCGCCGTCGCCGGCCACGTGGACCTCGAAGCCGGCGAAACGCAGCGACGTGGCCAGCAGCTCGCGGATGTTGGGCTCGTCCTCGACGACGAGCAGGCGCGCCTCAGGGGTCGTGGTCGTCACGATCACGAGTGTGTCCGTCGAGCCTGAGAGTTCGCTGGGAACTCCCTGCGTAAGTTTGAGTCAGTCGCGGGAGGTGACGTCGTCGGCGTCGACGATCCGGTAGGCGTAGCCCTGCTCGGCCAGGAACCGCTGCCGGTGCGCGGCGAAGTCGGCGTCCACGGTGTCGCGGGAGACCACGGTGTAGAAGTGCGCGGTGCGCCCGTCGCCCTTGGGGCGCAGCACCCGGCCGAGGCGCTGGGCCTCCTCCTGGCGGGAGCCGAAGGTGCCGGAGACCTGGATGGCGATGCTGGCCTCGGGCAGGTCGATGGAGAAGTTGGCGACCTTGGAGACCACGAGCAGGCCGATCTCGCCGGTGCGGAACTGCTGGAACAGCTTCTGCCGCACCGTCACCGACGTCTCACCGGTGATCACCGGGGCGTCGAGCCTCTCGGCCAGGGACTCGAGCTGGTCGAGGTACTGGCCGATGACCAGTGTCGGCTCGCCGCGGTGCTTATCCACGAGGGAGGAGACCACGCCGTCCTTGGTGGTGGAGCAGGACGCGAGCCGGTAGCGTTCCTCGGCCTCGGCCATGGCGTAGGTCATCCGCTCGCCGTCGGGCAGGGTGACCCGCACTTCGACGCAGTCCGCCGGGGCGATGTAGCCCTGCGCCTCGATGTCCTTCCACGGCGCGTCGAATCGCTTGGGCCCGATCAGGCTGAACACGTCGGCCTCGCGGCCGTCCTCACGCACGAGGGTGGCGGTGAGCCCGAGCCGCCGCCGGGCCTGCAGGTCGGCCGTCATCCGGAAGATCGGTGCCGGCAGCAGGTGGACCTCGTCGTAGACGATGAGGCCCCAGTCGCGGGCGTCGAGCAGGTCCAGGTGCGGGTAGACGCCCTTCCGCTTGGTCGTCAGCACCTGGTAGGTCGCGATGGTGACGGGGCGGATCTCCTTGCGGGCGCCGGAGTACTCCCCGATCTCGTCCTCGGTGAGACTGGTGCGCCGCACGAGCTCGTCGCGCCACTGGCGGGCCGAGACGGTGTTGGTCACCAGGATGAGCGTCGTGGCACTGGCCTGCGCCATCGCGCCGGCGCCGACGAGGGTCTTGCCCGCACCGCACGGCAGCACCACGACGCCGGACCCGCCGTGCCAGAAGCCGTTGACCGCCTGCTCCTGGTAGGGCCGCAGCGCCCACCCGTCCTCGGCGAGGGCGATCGGGTGGGCCTCACCGTCGACGTAGCCGGCGAGGTCCTCGGCCGGCCAGCCCACCTTGAGCAGCTGCTGCTTGAGGTGCCCCCGCTCGGAGGGGTGCACGACCACGGTCGCGTCGTCGAGGCGCTCCCCGAGGAGGGGCTGGATCTTCTTGTGCCGCAGCACTTCCTCCAGCACCGGGCGGTCCGTGCTGTGCAGCACGAGGCGCTCGCCGTCCTTCCCCAGCCGCAGCCGGCCGTAGCGGTCCATCGTGTCGGCGACGTCCACGAGCAGGGCGTGCGGCACGGCATACCGGCTGTGCGTGATCAGCGCGTTGACGACCTGCTCGGCGTCGTGGCCGGCGGCGCGGGCGTTCCACAGCCCCAGCGGCGTCAGCCGGTAGGTGTGGACGTGCTCGGGGGCGCGCTCGAGCTCGGCGAACGGGGCGATCGCCCGGCGGGCCTCCTCGGCGCGCGGGTGGTCGACCTCGAGCAGGAGCGTCTTGTCGCTCTGGACGATGAGGGGGCCGTCAGACATGGTCTGGTGGGAACGCGGCCGGGGACGGGGGTGTTCCCGGCCGCGTCCGTGTCAGTAGGTGCCGTCGAAGCTGGTGCTGTTGTTGTTGCCGGCGACGATGGCGATGGTGATGAAGACCGCCGCGAGCAGGACGACGACGGCGACGTTGATGCCGAAGACGATCCAGCCGGTGCGGGACTTCCGCCGCGAGCCGACGGGGTCGGTGGCGTTGGCGTTGAGCGCCATGATCCCGAGGACGAGGCTCGGGATGCCGATGACGCAGGTGCTCAGCGTCGCCAGGGCCGAGATGATCACCAGCACGATCCCCGAGGTGTTGCTGGGGGCGGCGGCGGGGTTCTGGTAGTAGGCCGGGGTGCCCGGAGGCTGCTGGCCGTGCTGGGCCCAGTACGGCTGCTGGCCGTAGGGAGCCGGCTGCTGGCCGTAGGCCTGCTGCGGCGGGTAGGGCGCCTGTCCCGGCTGCGGCGGGTAGGGGGAGGGCTGGCCGGGCTGCGGGGTCGCATAGGGGGACTGGCCCTGACCCGGCTGCTGACCGTAGGGGTATGCCGTGCCCTCGCTCGGGGGTGCCGGCGGCATCGCGGGGGGAGGCGTCGGGGCGGCCGGCCCCTCCGGGGCCGCCGGCTGCTCGGCGGGGGTCTCGCGGCCCGGCTCGGACCCGGCGCCGGAGGTCGGCTCCTGGGACATGGGAGCGGTCGGGTCGGCCCAGAGCGGGGCGGTGGGTTCCGACGGGTTCTCGTCGTCGCGGGGCGTGGTGGAGTCGCTCATCAGTCCTCGTGCCTTTCACGGTGGCCCTCCCACGGGCCTAGGCTGCTCAACCTACCAACCGTGGACCTGGACCGGAGGTGCTCGTGCGACGACCGCAGCGGGAGACGGTGGACGGCCTGCCCGGCCGGGTCACCATCTACGAGGTCGGCCCGCGCGACGGGCTGCAGAACGAGAAAGCCGTGGTGCCGGTCGAGGTCAAGGCCGAGTTCGTCCGGCGCCTGCTGGCCGCGGGCCTGAGCACGGTCGAGACGACGTCGTTCGTCCCGGCCACGTGGGTGCCGCAGCTGGCCGACGCCGAGGAGCTGCTCGGCCTGCTCGGCGACGCCGGCCGGGGCCGCACGCGGCCGGTGCTGGTGCCCAACGAGCGGGGCCTGGACCGCGCGCTGGCCCTCGGTGCGGAGGCGGTCGCCATCTTCGGCAGCGCCACCGAGACGTTCGCGCGCAAGAACCTCAACCGGACGGTGGCCGAGTCGGTCACGATGTTCGCCCCGGTGGTCGAGCGGGCCCGGGCCGAAGGTGCCTGGGTGCGCGCCTACGTGTCGATGTGCTTCGGCGACCCGTGGGAGGGAGAGGTCCCGATCGCCCAGGTGGTCGACGTGGCGCAGCGCCTGATGGACCTCGGGTGCGACCAGCTCAGCCTGGGCGACACCATCGGGGTCGGGACCACCGGCCACGTCCAGCGACTGCTGGATGCGCTGGATGCCAAGGGGATCGGCGCCGACCGCATCGGCGTGCACTTCCACGACACCTACGGCCAGGCGCTGGCCAACACCATCGCCGCGCTGCGTCACGGCGTGACCGTGGTCGACGCCTCCACCGGCGGTCTGGGCGGCTGCCCCTACGCGAAGAGCGCGACCGGCAACCTCGCCACCGAGGACCTCGTGTGGGCCCTGGACGGCCTCGGCATCGAGACCGGCGTCGACCTCGAGGCCCTGGTGTCGACGAGCACCTGGATGGCCGGGCAGCTCGGCCGGCCCTCCCCGTCCCGGGTGGTCAAGGCCCTCGCCGGCTCGGACTGAGGAGGTCCCGGCGCGACGGTGACCACGCGGCAAGGGGCGGGCACCCCCCGGTGCCCGCCCCTCGGCATACCTGCCGGTGTCCTGGTGTCAGGACAGGGTGACCGCCGTGTCGTCGAGGACGAACGAGGTCTGCAGCGAGGAGTCCTCGGTGCCGGTGAAGGTCACCGTCACCGTCTGGCCGGCGTAGGCCGACAGGTCGTAGGACTTCAGCGCGTAGCCGGTGTTCTTGTTGAGGTTCGACAGCGAGCCGAGCGTGGTCGAGCCGGCCTTGACCGTCATGGTGTCGTACGCCGACGTCGTGGTCGTCTCAGCGGTGTCGATGTGGTAGTAGAAGCTGAGCGTGGCGTGGCACCCGGTCGGGACGGTCACCGACTGCGAGACGGTGTCGGTGTGGGCGCTGCCGTAGCCGTCCAGCCACGCGTTCCACGTGCCGGTGCGGGCGGGCTCGGAGGTGCCGTTCTGGGCGATGACGCCGCTGGACGCGCTCCACGAGACGTTGCCCGACTCGAAGCCGGGGTTGGCGAACAGCTGGCCGGTGCAGCCGCCGCCACCACCGCCGCCACCACCGGTCACCGTGGTGTGCGTGATGTCGCAGCGGTTGGTGTCGTTGGACCAGGTGCTCTGCATCGCGTAGGTGCCGTTGCCCATGGTCACGTTGGCCGAGGCGCCCTGGCCGCTGGAGATCCAGGCGCACTCGTCGGCGTTCTCCTGGCCGTTGTAGCTGCTGCCGGTGACCTGGTTGGTCCAGCCGCCGGCCGGGTTCTGGTCGGAGATCGTCTCGGCGTACTCGTGGCCCTCGACCATCGTGTAGCCGTCGAGCGTGCCCGAGCTGTTGACGAAGTTCTGGCCGCAGCTGGTGCCCTGGTCCATGACGTAGGGCATGTTGGTGAAGGCGATGTCGCCGTAGGAGGAGGAGACGCCCACGTCGCCGTTCCAGTCGTGCCAGGCGCAGAAGCCACCGGTCTTGTAGTTGTCCGGGTTGAGGCCCTTGGCCGAGAGGATGACGTACTGCGTGTAACGGTTCGACGCGGCGGAGGTGTTGCCGAAGTGGCCGGCGGCCTTGACCGCCTCGGTGCCGAGCTGGGCACCGGTCGCGGCGCTCGGCTCGGCGGCGCTGTTGTCGTACCAGACCCCGGCGAGGGCGCCGCCGGTCGGGTAGCCGACGTGCGGGGCGCCGGAGGGGCAGGTGGTGGAGCCGGTGGTGACCAGCGGCCCGTCGCAGTACTGCGTCATGACCCCGGACCAGCCCTCGCCGCCGGTGCCCAGGCCCTTGAACATGTTCTGCAGCTTGGGCGCACCGCCGGCGGTGTCGCTGGAGAACGTCAGGTTGCCGCTGCCGTCGGTGCCCTGGGTGCCCCACTGGGTGCCCCAGAAGACCAGGTACACCTTGGGGGTGCCGCTGGTGACGCCGATGCCGTCGACGCCGCCGCCGTAGGCGAGGGTCTGCTGGCCCGTCGCCGCCGTCGCGTTCTGCGAGGCGTGCTGCTGGGCCCACGTGTTCATCTTCTGCTGCTGCTCACGCGTGGGGGTCACGCCGTGGCGGTAGCTGTGGCCGGCTGCAGGGGAGTAGGGGTTGGACGGGTTCCCGCCCGGGGCGGCGACGGCCGGGGAGGCGGCCAGGCCTGCGGCGACGCTGAGGGCGAGGCCGGTCAGGCCGGCCAGCGCACTGGCCCGACCTGATCTGAGAGACAGCGACATCGGTGTTCCTCTCGCGGAAGTGGTGCAAGGAGGGGTAGTCACCACCGGTTGGTGGTGGCAGCGAGCGGAAACGTATTGACGCTGGTGCATGGCCCTCCCCCCGCAAAGGTTCCGGATTCGTATGCCGTGCCTCCGGATTCGGCAGGCAAGGTGAACCTTCCCTGCCCGGCGGGGTCGGGCCCCGGGACGGGCACGCGGGCATTACGGTGGGCGCCATGCCGGACCCCAGCCTCCACCTCCACCTGCACCGGATGGTCGCGCTGGGCCTGAACACGTACGAGGCCAAGGCCTACCTGGCGTTGGTGCTGCGAGACAGCTGGGCGGCCTCCGACCTGGCCACCCAGGCCGGGATCCCCCGGCAGCGCATCTACGACGTGCTCTCGCGCCTCGTGCAGCGTGGCCTGGCCCGCGACCGGCCCGGCCGGGTCACCCGCTACAGCGCCACCGACCCGGACACCGCCATCCAGCGACTCATCGCGGTGCAGCGCCAGGAGCTCGACGAGCTCAGCACCCGCTCCCAGGACCTCGCGCTGACGCTGCGCCAGGCGTGGGAGCGCGGCCAGGGCGAGGCGGAGGCTCCGGTGCGTGCGGAGGTGCTGCGCGAGGCCGCGCTGGCCGCCGGGCGCAGCCGCGAGCTGGTCGACTCGGCCCGGGCGGAGCTGTCCGTCCTCGTCCCGGCGCAGGAGGGCTGGCTGCTGCCGGAGGCGGACGCCGTCGCACGCCTGCGCGAGGGCGGTGGGCTGGTGCGGCTGCTGGTCCAGGGGCCGGTCGAGCACCTGGGCGCGCTCCGTGACGCCGGGGCGCAGGTGCGCGGCACCGACCACGCCGTCATGGGTCTGGTCCTCGCCGACCGGCGGGCCGTGCTGGTGCGCCTCACCTCCGCGGCTGGCGCCACGGACCTGGTGGTCGAGCACGACGCCATGGCGGCGAGCCTGCAGGTCACCTTCGACGAGGCCTGGGAGCGCGCCGCACAGCTGGCGTGACGCCCGCCTTTGCGCACGACAGTGCTGCTGGGTGCGCCGGATTCGTGCTGCCGAGCGGCATCAACGTGCGCAAAGAGGGGGTCAGGCGGGGGCGGCGCCGGTGACCCGGTGGATGGAGAAGGCTCGCTCGACGTTGGAGCCCTCGACGGTGCCGTAGGCACGGCCGCCCTCGATGCGCCTGGGGTAGAACAGGATCCGTGTGGCGCGGCCCTCGGCGTCGGCGTAGCCGATCCACACCCCGTCACGCTCGACGGCGGCCTCACGGAGCAGGGCCAGCGTCACCGTCGGGTCCGTGGAGGGCAACGGGCCGCGGCCGCCCGGTTGCCGGTCCTGGCGTGCCCGCTCGAAGTCCGCCGACTCCTCGCCGGCCCGCAGCGCGGAGACGAGGGCATCGGCGAGCTCGTCGTCGACCTGCTGCACGGCCGTGGGCGTGGCCGGCTGGCGCCGTGCCGGGGTTCGGTGGTGGGAGGTGGGCGGGACCACGACGCCGCCGTCCATCGTCTCCGCGACCGGGGCGAACCCGTTGTCCCGCAACATCTCAAGCACCGTGACCGAGTCGACGGGGGAGACGAGGACGGTCGGCGCGATCCGGCGCAGCTGCAGCGGGGCCAGGGCACGCTCGGCGACCATCGTGTCGAGCACCGCCTCGTCGTCGCTGCGCACGTAGGTGGAGGCCGAGCCCACGCGGGTCTGGCCGTGCCGGCGGGCCACGTCGCCGACGAGGTAGGCCAGCGGCTGCGGGACCGGCGTGGTGCTGGAGTCCTCGAGCATCGACAGCACCTGCGCGCTGGTCCATCCCGCGTCCAACGCCCTGCGCACGCTGCCGGCGGAGAACCGGTGCACGGTGGCGCCGCCCCGGGACTCCACGTCGGCGACCATCCGCATGAACTGCGCCAGTCGCCCCTCGAGCCGCCCGGGCGCGACAGCGGTCAGGTCGGCCTGCAGCAGCACGTGCTCGACCGGCGCCGGCAGGTCGCCGGCCATGGCCGCGGCCGCGGCGTCGTCGTCCCCCGCGACCAGGGCGCGGCCGGCGGCGCCGAGCGCACCGCGGCCGGTCACCCCGAGCCACTCGGCTTCGCGCAGCACCGCGGCCACCACGGCGTCCACGTTGGCCGGGGTGCGCAGCGGCCGGCGCCACCCGATCCGGGCGGTGAGGCTGGCCCGGTCCGGCGCCTCGCCGACCGGCAGGGCGGCCAGCTCGCGCAGGACGTCCCAGCGCAGCTGGCGGCACATCGGCCAGAGCACGTCGGAGCTCAGGGCGTTGACGGTGCCCCCACCGGCGCTCTGTCCGCCGACCAGGTGCGGTGCGCGGCCGGTCGCCAGCCAGGCCGTGGCGAGCTGCACCCAGCGCTCGGCGGAGGGGCGCTGCTGCCACTCGTCGTAGGCGGGGGTCGGGGCCCAGACGGGCTCGAGGGCGCCGTCGTCGGCCACCAGGCCCGCGGCAAAGGCCGCCTCCACGAGGAAGGCCGCGCGGTCGGGGTCGACGTCGAGGGTGCTGCCGACCCGGCGCAGGTCGCGCACCGACAGGCCGCCGGCGCGCAGCACCCGTGGCGGGCGCGGACCCCAGTCGGCGGCGAGCTCGTCGACGAGCCCGAGCAGGTCCGAGGCCTGGCCCCCGGCCGCGGCGTCGACCGAGGCGGCGGTGTGCGTCGTGGTCGACAGCGGCGCCGGCTCGAGGGCGAGGTCCCGGTGCAGTCGCCCGCCGCGCAGGTGCAGGGCCACCTCGCGGGGCAGGCAGACCTGGTCGCTCGTCATCGCGGTCAGCAGGTGGTGGGTCAGCAGCCACCGTCCGGCGAAGGACATCGGGCCGGAGGGGCTGAGCACGCCGATGGGCGGACCCCAGGCGAGCCGGTCCAGCACCGCCCGCGCGTCCGGCGGGGCCTCGTCGAGGATCCGGGCCAGCGCCTCGGGGGTGGCGAGCTCCTCGGGCAGCGCGCCGCGCTGGTCGGCCAGCGACGGGCCGAGCCCGGCGGGGTAGTGGCCCATGACGTCGGTGACGGTGCGGACCACGTGCCAGCCGTCGACGCCGCGCCAGACCAGTGCCCGCTCCCACAGCGGCTCGACGTGCCGGAGCAGGACCCGTGGGCCCAGGCCCAGCAGCGAGGCGGCCAGGTCGGTGTCGACCGGGTCCCCGGCCACCACGAGGGCCTCGAGCACCTGCAGCCCGCCGCGATCGAGGCCGTCCAGCGCCCGCTGCACCGAGGCCCGGGTGGAGGCGCGGGCAGCCAGGGAGGTCAGGTCCGCCGGGGCGGGGCGGGCCAGGTCGGGGCGCCGGGAGATCAGGGCCCGCAGCTGGGCATCGGAGCGCCCGCGGACGTCCTCGGCCAGGCTGCGCGCGCGGGAGCCGGCGCGGGGCTGGGAGGCGGGCACACGGCATACGGTAATCGGCTCCGGCACGTTGCCCTTGCCGCCGCACGGGGGCGCCATGAGGATGGGCCCGTGACGACACCCGAGGCCCTGTCCTACAGCTCCGGCACCTCGCAGACCCCGCTGCTCGGCGACACCATCGGGGACAACCTCGCGCGGACCGTCGCGCGGTACGGGGACCGCGACGCGCTGGTCGACGTCCCGAGCGGGCGGCGCTGGACCTACCGCGAGCTCGACGCCGCGGTCGACGAGCTCGCGCGCGGACTGCTGGGGCGGGGCATCGCGGCCGGTGACCGCGTCGGCATCTGGTCGCCGAACTGCGCGGAGTGGACGCTGCTGCAGTACGCCACGGCCAAGGTCGGCGCGGTGCTGGTCAACGTCAACCCGGCCTACCGCAGCCACGAGCTGGCCTACGTCGTCAAGCAGTCGGGCATGCGCATGCTCGTCAGCGCGATCGCGCACAAGACCTCCGACTACCGCGGCATGGTCGAGGAGGTCCGCGGCGACTGCCCCGAGCTGGGCGAGGTCGTCTACATCGGCGAGGGCTCCTGGCAGGACCTCGTGGGCGCCGGGTCGTCCGTGGGGCCGGAGGCGCTCGCGGCGCGGATGGCCGGCCTGGGCGCCGACGACCCGATCAACATCCAGTACACGAGCGGCACCACCGGCTTCCCCAAGGGGGCCACCCTCAGCCACCACAACATCCTCAACAACGGGATGTTCGTCGGGGAGCTGGTCGGCTACACCGAGGCCGACCGGGTCTGCCTGCCGGTGCCCTTCTACCACTGCTTCGGCATGGTCATGGGCAACCTGGCGGCCACCTCGCACGGCGCCTGCATGGTCATCCCGGCGCCGTCCTTCGACCCGGCCGCAACGCTGAAAGCCGTTGAGGCTGAACGTTGCACGTCGCTCTACGGCGTGCCGACGATGTTCATCGCCGAGCTCGGGCTGGCCGACTTCGGCTCCTACGACCTGTCCAGCCTGCGCACCGGGATCATGGCCGGCTCGCCGTGCCCGGTCGAGGTGATGAAGCGGGTCATCGCCGAGATGCACATGTCCGAGGTGGCCATCTGCTACGGCATGACCGAGACCTCACCGGTGTCGACGATGACGCGGGTGGACGACGACCTTGCCCGGCGCACCGAGACGGTCGGACGGGTCATGCCGCACCTGGAGGTCAAGGTCGTCGACCCGGTCACCGGCCGGACGGTGCCGCGAAGGGAGCCGGGGGAGCTGTGCACCCGCGGCTACTCGGTGATGCTCGGCTACTGGGAGCAGGCCGACAAGACCGCCGAGGCCATCGACGCGGCCCGCTGGATGCACACCGGTGACCTGGCCACGATGGACGACGCGGGATACCTCTCCATCGTCGGCCGGATCAAGGACATGGTCATCCGCGGCGGCGAGAACGTGTACCCGCGTGAGATCGAGGAGTTCCTCTACACGCATCCGGCCATCGCCGACGTGCAGGTCATCGGGGTCCCCGACGCGAAGTACGGCGAGGAGCTCATGGCGTGGGTCGTCATGAAGCCCGGCCACGATCCGCTGACGGCCGAGGGCGTGCGCGAGTTCTGCTCCGGGCAGCTGGCCCACTACAAGATCCCCCGCTACGTCCACGTCGTCGACGGGTTCCCGATGACGGTGACCGGCAAGATCCGCAAGGTGGAGATGCGCGCGCAGGCCGTCGAGATCCTCGGCCTGCAGGATGCCGCCGGCGTCCGCCACGCCTGAGCGCGCCCCCGGTATGCCGTGCCCCACCTCCTGCTGCTGAACGGCTTCCCGGCCTCGGGCAAGTCCACGCTCGCCCGGCGCTGGGTCGCCGACCACGCCCTGGCGCTGGCCCTCGACGTGGACCGCCTGCGCGGGCAGCTCGGCCGGTGGCAGGACCAGCCGCACGCCGCCGGCCTGGCCGCCCGGGACCTGGCCGAGTCGATGGCTCGCACCCACCTGCTCGCCGGCCACGACGTCGTCGTGCCGCAGTTCCTCGGCCGGCGGGCGTTCGTGGACCGGCTGAAGCAGACGGCGCGGGAGGCGGGCGCGGCGTTCCACCACGTCGTGCTGCTCGACGGGCGCGAGGACGCCGTCCGCCGCTTCCACGCGCGCACCGGTCGGGCCGAGGAGGCCGCGCACGCCGAGGCCGGCCGGATGGTCGCCGACTCCGGCGGCGACCAGGAGCTGCACCGCATGTACGACGGGCTGCTCGAGGTGGTGCGCCAGTGCGGGCCGGTGACCGTGCTGGAGCCGCTCGACGGCGACGTCGAGGGCACCTACGCCCGGCTGCGAGCGGCGCTGGCCTGACCGGCTGGTGACTGGTCACTCATGGCCGGTTCCCAGCCTGGTCCCTGTCGCCCCACAGCATCCGGGCGCATCCTGCTGGTGAGGAAAGGACCGCCATGTCGCAGCAGCCGCCGAACCCGCCCCAGCCGGGTCCCTCCGAGCCGACCCAGTCGCTGCCGCCCCAGCCGACGCAGCCGCTGCCTCCCGCCCAGCCGCAGCCTGCCCAGCCCGTCCCGGTGCCGTCCGCTGCCGCGGCCG is a genomic window containing:
- a CDS encoding AMP-binding protein, with translation MTTPEALSYSSGTSQTPLLGDTIGDNLARTVARYGDRDALVDVPSGRRWTYRELDAAVDELARGLLGRGIAAGDRVGIWSPNCAEWTLLQYATAKVGAVLVNVNPAYRSHELAYVVKQSGMRMLVSAIAHKTSDYRGMVEEVRGDCPELGEVVYIGEGSWQDLVGAGSSVGPEALAARMAGLGADDPINIQYTSGTTGFPKGATLSHHNILNNGMFVGELVGYTEADRVCLPVPFYHCFGMVMGNLAATSHGACMVIPAPSFDPAATLKAVEAERCTSLYGVPTMFIAELGLADFGSYDLSSLRTGIMAGSPCPVEVMKRVIAEMHMSEVAICYGMTETSPVSTMTRVDDDLARRTETVGRVMPHLEVKVVDPVTGRTVPRREPGELCTRGYSVMLGYWEQADKTAEAIDAARWMHTGDLATMDDAGYLSIVGRIKDMVIRGGENVYPREIEEFLYTHPAIADVQVIGVPDAKYGEELMAWVVMKPGHDPLTAEGVREFCSGQLAHYKIPRYVHVVDGFPMTVTGKIRKVEMRAQAVEILGLQDAAGVRHA
- a CDS encoding AAA family ATPase yields the protein MPHLLLLNGFPASGKSTLARRWVADHALALALDVDRLRGQLGRWQDQPHAAGLAARDLAESMARTHLLAGHDVVVPQFLGRRAFVDRLKQTAREAGAAFHHVVLLDGREDAVRRFHARTGRAEEAAHAEAGRMVADSGGDQELHRMYDGLLEVVRQCGPVTVLEPLDGDVEGTYARLRAALA